In Thermanaeromonas sp. C210, the genomic stretch TTTAATTTTCTGGCGGCGGAAAAGCCGGAGTTGACGGGCCAGCTGGAGATAATTCACCGCTCTCCTGAGTACGGTATGCCGCCGGTAGTAGCCAGGCCCGATCTGGAGGCCGGGACCAAGGCTGGGGTACGGGACATCCTGATGGCCATGCACCTGGACGAGGACGGCCAGATTATCTTACGGCGACTCCATATTGAGCGTTTTGTGCCGGTAGAGGATAGCTTATACGAGGGAGTACGTGAGCTTGCGAGGTCGGTGAGGAACGGTGCGGCATCAGATTTTGCAGAAGATAGGCTTGCGCACTAAATTTATGCTGGTAGTACTGGTATTGATACTTTCGATAAGTGGGGCCTTTATCAGTGAAATAAGAAAGGCTCTTCTAGAAAATATGCGCCAGCAGCTGGACGAACGGGGGGTCTACCTGGGCAGCACGGTAGCGGCTCAGAGCGTAGACCTTATTTTTACCAATAACCTGTACGCTATACACCAGTTGATTAAGATAACCATGGAGGGCAACCCGGACATACGCTATTTATTTATAACCGATACTTCCGGGGAACTTCTAGGCAATTCCTTTGGGCAAGGGCTCCCGGAAGGCCTGCTGGAAGCCAATCTTATCCAAGAAGGCAGTAATAACTTTCAGGTGGTCCGTTTGTACACCAACGAAGGCCTCATTCATGACGTGGCCGTTCCCGTATGGGAAGGCAAGGCGGGAACGGTGAGGCTGGGCTTAACTGAAACAAGTATTTGGGCCAACCTGCGGCATCTGACTTGGAAGATGGTGGTGGTGGCCGTGCTGGTAGCCGTTCTGGGCAGTGGGGCTGCTTTTGCCCTGGCCTGTTTCTTGACGGCCCCTATCTCTCGCCTGGTCGCCGCCGCCGAAGGGGTGGCCAGGGGGGATTTGAGCCGGAGGGTAAAACTGGGCTGGGCCAGCAAAGAGGCCCATCTCCTGGCGGAAACCTTTAACTTTATGATGGATAACCTGGAAAGGTCCACTCGGGAGATACGGCGGCAGAACGACGAGCTTAAGAACTTATGGAAAGAGCTGAGGGCCAAAGAGGAGATGCGGACTTATCTGTTGCAAAAGGTGATATCGGCCCAGGAAGAAGAGCGCAGGCGCATCGCCAGGGAGCTCCACGACCAGGTGGGCCAATCCGTGACCTATCTCATGATCAGCCTGCAGGGGCTGAAGCAAACCGCACCGGAAGCGGAAGGGAAACTGGAAGAATTACGGCAATTAACGGTAGAAGTGTTACAACTCCTGCGCGACCTGGCCTTTGAACTACGGCCTTCCCTGTTGGACAACCTGGGCCTGAAAGAAGCCGTGGAGCGCTATTGTCAAGATTATGCTCGCAGATACAAAATAAAGGTGGATATCCAGGCGGAGGGGGAGTGGAAAACCCTTCCTCCGGAGACGGCCATTGCCCTTTACCGGGTAATACAAGAAGCTTTGACTAATGTAGTCCGCCATGCCCGGGCCTCCCAGGTGAGCCTGGTCTTGGAGAGGCGCGAGAACGAGGTCCTGGCCATAATCGAAGACGACGGTTGCGGCTTTGTTCCGGAACAAGTCCTGGCCGGGAAGCAGGGAGGGAAACACCTGGGATTATTCGGAATGCAGGAGAGGGTGGCCCTGGTGGGAGGGACCTTGACCATAGAATCTTCGCTGGGACAGGGAACCACGGTTTATATCAGAGTGCCGGTACCTTCGCAGTGAAGGATGAAAGTACCCGAGAAGCCGGCACAAAGAGAACTCGGGTCGAGCCAGTAGGATGCCTGCACCTGAACCCCGGAGGGGAAGGGGAGGTTTGAGGGAGTGGGAGATAAAATACGCATATTGCTGGCCGATGACCATGCTGTTTTGCGGGGGGGCCTGAAGCTTTTACTAAATACACAGCCGGACATGACGGTAATAGGTGAGGCTGCCGATGGCCGGGAAGCCGTGGATCTTTGCCGGGCCCTTAAACCGGATGTCTTGCTGCTGGACTTAAACATGCCGGGGGAGGGGGGCCTTAAGGCCCTGGAAGAGCTCAAGGATACCGGAACGCGCATCCTCGTGCTCACCATGTACGACGATGTGGCCTACTTGTGCCAGGCGGTGGAATCGGGAGCGGCAGGGTATATTTTAAAGAGCGCGGCGGATGTAGAATTGATCGCCGCCATAAGGGCCGCGGCCAGGGGCGAGTCTTATTACGATCCTGCCCTCACTAAACCCCTGGTTGATTATTTTGTCAATAAAAGAGAAAAGCAAAGGGGTTCCTCCAGGGCCGTGGATCTCTTAAGCGAGCGGGAAAAGGCAGTGTTGCGGCTGGTGGCTCTGGGTTATACTAACCGGCAGATTGCCCAAGAACTCACGATAAGCATTAAAACCGTAGAGGCCCACAAAGCCAATATCAGGGAAAAGTTGAAGTTAAAAGGCCGGGCTGAACTGGTGCGTTTTGCCATGGAGCAGGGGCTTTTGTCCCGACAGTAGGGGAATACTAGGGATTTACCCCAACCCCGCCCCCATCAAAATAGGGTTTTACCCCAATTTCTGAATTGGCAGTCTAAAAGTAAAATTATTGAGGGGAACAAGCTGAAAGAAGGGGGTTTCGGGATTGGCTAGTGAAAGTACAGACATTCTGGTCGCCTTAAGTCGGCAACTGGAAAAAGCTCTGGAAAAGCCTAAAGAACGGCGCCGCTGGGTCATGGTTATCGACCTCAAGAAGTGTGTGGGGTGCAACGCTTGTACCATCAGCTGTAAGGCGGAAAACGTGCTGCCGCCCAATGTAGTTTATCGGCCGGTCCTGGAAGAAACCTTTGAGGAAAACGGGAGCGTGGGTCGTCGTTTCCTCCCCCGGCCGTGCATGCAGTGCGATAACCCGCCCTGCGTGCGGATATGCCCCGTGAGGGCGACCTGGAAGGAAGCCGACGGAATAGTGGTAGTTGATTATAACAAGTGCATAGGTTGCCGTTACTGCCTAACCGCCTGTCCCTACGGTGCCAGGAGCTTTGACTTCGGAGAATACTATACGGAGAATACCCCGGAGGTCATGCTCTACGAAAGGGCTCCTGCGTGGGAATACGGCCGGCCATGGGTAAGGGAAAAGAAGAACTCTCCAGTGGGCAACGCGCGGAAATGCCATTTCTGTCTGCACCGCGTGGAAAAGGGGCTCCTTCCCGCCTGTGTGAACACCTGCATGGGCCGGGCCACCTACTTTGGTGATGCAGAAGGCAACACCCTGGTTTCCCAGCTCATCGTTTCACCGCGGGTAATGCGCCTTAAGGAAGAACTGGGCACCGAACCGCGGGTCTATTATCTGCTGTAAAGGGGGTGTCACATCATGCGGAAAACCCTACCCTGGGCGGTCACCGTTGCGGCCTTAGTAGTCGGTTCATACGGGTTGTACAGCCGCTTATTCTACGGACACGCCGAGAATTTCGGCAATTACGTGACCTGGGGAATTTGGGTCAGTACCTATTTGTACTTTATAGGCCTCTCGGCAGGAGCTTTTCTCGTAGGGACGGCTTTCAATGAACTCAGGAAGCTGTCGCGTGTAGTTGCCTTGGCCGCCTGCACCGGGGGGCTGCTGGCCATTTGGCTGGATCTCGGGCACATGGAACGCTTTTACCGCACCTTGATAGTGCCTAATTTTTCCTCGCCGATATCATGGTTGGTGTGGTTCTATACACTATACTTCATCCTTCTGGGGTGGTCTAACTATAGGAATCTCTGGAGGGGTGAAGAAGAGAGCCAAGGGTTAGGCTGGGCGGGAGTAGTCCTGGTCCTTGGCATTATTCTCAGCAGCAGTTTCCTCTTTGCCTTAAACACGGCCAAACCCTTCTGGAACACCGCCGTATTGCCCCTCCTGTTCTTGGGCGCGGCCGTAACCTCGGGCGGTGCTTTGTTAACCCTCTTAAGTAGCATTTTGCGGCCAGACGATAAAGAGCTTCTGACCCGGCTAAAACAAGTAGTTCTCGGCTCTCTGGCCCTTACGGCCTTCCTGGAGTTTAGCGAGATTTTCCTGGCAGTTAAAGGGGGGGCGCCGGAGCACTACGAAGTAGCCCGCTCCCTCCTAGTGGGCGCTTATGCTCCGGTCTTTTGGATAGGGGTGGTGCTGGTGGCCTTCATAGTGCCGTTAATCCTTTTACAGCCCCTCCGCTCCGGCGGGAAAAAGACCCAATGGGGCTGCATATCCCTTCTGGTCGGGTTTTTCGCCTTACGGTACTTGTTTGTGATTTCCGCCCAGGGGGTGCCTTCTCTTAAAGGCCTCGAGACGGCGGTCAGGGAAGCTCGCTATTCCTTTGAATACGTTCCCTCAGCCGGAGAATGGTTCACGGTAGTCTTTCTCTGCGGCCTGGTGGCGGCCCTAGTGTTGACCGGCCTAGCCAGGATTGAGGAATTTAAGGTGGCCGGAGAAAGGGAAAAGGAGGCGAAGATCAATGCCTAAGGGCTTTCTTCTAAGCCGGCGGCAGTTTCTTAAGACTTCTGCTTTGGTAGGAGGTTCTGCCCTCTTGCTTTCCCGAGTGGATAAGGCCTTCAGTGAAGTAGCGCAGGCCGAGGGCAAGGGAGAATATCCTTTGACGGGCCCGGCAAGTTATATACCCACCGTTTGTTTGCAGTGCAATACGGGGTGCGGCATAAAGGCCAAAATTTATGACGGGGTGGTAGTCAAAATCGACGGCAACCCCTTTAACCCCTGGACCTTGCATCCTCCTTTGCCCTACGGCTCCAGTCTAAGGGAGGCGGCTAACATCGACGGGGCCATATGCCCCAAGGGACAGGCGGGCATCCAAACCTTATACGACCCCTACCGCCTTAGGAAAGTCCTGAAACGGGCGGGGAAACGCGGGGAGAACAAGTGGGTTACCATTCCCTTTGAACAAGCGGTAGAGGAAATAGTTAACGGCGGTTATCTCTTTAAAGACGTTCCCGGAGAGGAGAGCCGGTACGTACCGGGGTTGAGGGAGATATACGCCTTGCGGGACGCCAAACTCAGCAAAGATATGGCCCAGGATGTTAAGAAGATATGGGCCAAAGAAATGACGGTGGAACAGTTCAAAGATAAATATCGAGATCATTTAAAGCTGCTAATAGATCCCGACCACCCGGACCTAGGGCCCCAAAATAATCAACTGGTGTTTATGTGGGGCCGCCTCAAAAAGGGTCGAGAAGAGTTTATCAAGCGCTTTGTCCAGGACGGCTTCGGCTCCCTAAACACCCACGGTCATACCACGGTATGCCAGGGTTCCCTGTATTTTCTATGCAAGGCCATGAGTGAGCAATATGTCTTCAGCGAAAGCGATGGAAAGATGAAATGGGCCGAGGGACAAAAATTTTACTGGCAGGCCGACCTGGCTCATGCGCGCTTTGCCCTTCTGGTGGGAGCCTCTCCCTTTGAGGCCAACTACGGTCCCTCTAACCGAATTCCCGACATCACGGAGGGGCTGGCCAGCGGGCGGTTGAAATACGCCGTCATCGATCCCCGTTTTTCCAAGACTGCTGCCAAGGCCTGGAAGTGGCTGCCCAATAAACCCGGCACCGAGGCTGCGCCCGCCCTGGCCATTATTCGCTGGATGATCGATAACCGGCGTTTTGACGAAACTTATGTGCGCAACGCCAACAAGGCGGCGGCCCAGGCCGACGGCGAAGCCTCCTGGACCAACGCCACCTGGCTGGTGAAGGTGGAAAACGGGAATCCGGTGAGGTTCCTGAGGGGTTCGGATCTGGGATGGCCGAAACAAATTAGAGAGGCCGAGGTGAAGGGGCAAAAAGTTAAATACGAATTCGACCCCTTTGTGGTCCTGTCTTCCGGTCGGCCGGTACCTTGCGATCCCAACGATGACGAAAACCCGGTGGAAGGGGACCTCTTGGTCGACACCGTGCTAAACGGCCACCGGGTTAAGAGCTCCTTGCAACTCCTTTACGACGAGGCCAGGAAGAAATCCTTTGCCGAATGGGCCGAAGTGGCCGGCGTTGACGCGGGCGACCTGGAGGAAATAGCAATAGAATTGACGTCCTACGGGAAGGCGGCGGCCGTCGACGTCCACCGCGGCGTATCCCAGCACACCAACGGTTTTTACAATGTCTTTGCTTGGATGTGTGTTAACGTCCTGCTGGGCAACTTCAACTGGGCCGGAGGCATGGTGAAGGCCACCACCTACGATCACTTCGGGGATAAGGAAGGGAAGCCCTATAAACTTAAAGAGCTGAATCCCGGCAAGCTCTCTCCCTTCGGAATAAGCATTATTCGCCATGAGGTAAAATATGAAGATACTACCTTGTTTGCGGGCTACCCTTCGGCCAGACCGTGGTATCCCCTTTCCAGCGACGTATACCAGGAAATCATACCCTCCTTAGGCGACGGGTATCCCTATCCGGTTAAGGCCCTGTTCTTATATATGGGGTCGCCGGTGTACTCCTTGCCTGCGGGTCAGACCAATATAGAGATACTGCGGGATCCGCAGAAGCTGCCCCTTTTCGTGGCCATAGATATTACCGTGGGCGAGACCTCCATGTATGCCGATTATATTTTCCCCGATCTCACGTACCTGGAGCGCTGGGAGTTTCACGGATCGCACCCCAGCGTGTTGCCCAAGGTACAGCCCGTGCGCCAGCCGGCGGTGGCGCCTCTGACGGAGACGGTTAGGGTGTTCGGCGAAGAGCAGCCCTTAGGCCTGGAAGCCCTCCTGTTGGCTCTGGCGGAAAAGCTCGGCCTGCCCAACTTTGGCCCCGACGGATTTGGCCCGGGCCAAAGGTTTACCAAGCCGGAGGATTTTTACCTTAAGATGGTGGCCAATCTTGCCTTTGGAGACAAGGCAGATGGCAGCGAGCAGGTGCCTGACGCCGACCCGGCAGAGGTAGAGATATTTTTGGCCGCCCGCCGGCACCTGCCGCCTACGGTGTTCGACCCGGAACGATGGGAGAGGGCGGCCGGCAGGCCCTGGTGGGGGAAGGTCGTCTATGTACTCAACCGCGGCGGCCGCTTTGAGGATTACCCCCTTCTTGCGTCGGGGCAGCAAGTCAAGAACAAATATGACAAACAGATTAATATCTTCCAGGAAAAGACGGCAACATCCAAGAACAGCATGACGGGTAAGAACTTCGTCGGTGTGGCCACTTATATAGAACCCTATACGGACTGCCTGGGCCGGCCCCTCGGGGATGGGGAACAGGGTTATAACCTCAAGCTTATTACCTTCAAAGACATCCTGCACACTAAGTCCCGGACCATGGCCGATTACTGGCTGCACGGGATTATGGACGAAAACCTTTTCCTCGTGCACCCTCAAGATGCTGCCGGTTTGGGTTTGAGGGATGGAGATGTCGTCAAGGTAGTCTCGGCCAGCAATCCAGAGGGGATTTGGCCCTTGGCCGAGGGCCTGCATAAACCGATAGTCGGCAAGGTAAAGATAACGCCCATGATAAGGCAGGGCACCGTAACCTTCAGTCTGGGCTTCGGTCACTGGGCCTACGGCGCCGGTGATATTACCATCGATGGCCATGTCGTTAAAGGAGATCCTCGGCGGGCCCGGGGCGTGCATGCCAACGCGGCCATGCGTGTCGATCCCGTACTCAAGAATACCTGTCTTACAGACCTGCCGGGCGGCAGCGCCGTCTTTTACGATACCCTAGTTAAACTCGTAAAGGTTTCCTGACCGCCCTTGGAAGTAAGACCAGAAAGCCCTGCCTAAAGCGCGGCGACCGGGGAAGGAGGACATAACGCTTCCCCGGTCGCCCCCTTTTGGCTCCGTCTATTCTTCGATGGGGATGTTCCTGCCGCGCCGTAACCCCGCTTCTTTTTTAGGAAGCTTGACGGTTAAGAGGCCATTCTTATAGCTGGCCGTAATTTTGGCCTCATCCACACCTTCTAGATAGAACCGCCGCTCAATGCTGCCGCTCCTGCGTTCCTTGCGGATGAAATTTTCCCGGGTTTCGTCGATAATGGCTTCCTGCTTCACCGAAATGGTAAGCACATTGTCATCGTATACAATCTGGATGTTCTCTTTTTCCAGCCCCGGTAGTTCGGCCTCTACCACGTATTCCCTTTCAGTTTCCTTGACATCAGCCCTGAAGGGCTGGGCCCATACCGGTACCAGGAAAAGATCTTCATTGAAAAAGCGCTCGACAAAGCTTTCCAGGTCGGAGAATATCGGCCTTAAGCCCCTCCTCTTACCGTAAAAGGGAACCAGACCAAACACTTTACCCACCTCCGTTTTGCTTTGTTATTCTATACCCACAACTCAGCTTGCATCTTCATGCTAAAGGAATAGTCAACAAAAGTCAAAGTCAAAAATTCACGTTAGAAGGCTCTGAAAGGCAATTGGTGCCCATGAGAGTTATTTTTTTCCTTAATAATGAGCCCTGGGCTTTAATTTAGGGCTTCTTACTTTTTCATAATCTGCCGTTAGAATCCTCCCGGCGGTGTATAAATAGGTCTTTATGGGGTACTCTATCCTATCAGAGGAGGTGATAAAGGTGCCTCGTATCAAATGTTCGGTGGGCGATTGCCTCTACCAAGAGGGTAATGAATGCAAAGCTTCCAGTATTCAGGTGCGTCCAACGGCTATGGACACCATGATTACGGTCTCCGACGATACGGCTTGTGGAACTTTTATACCGAGACATACCGTTGCCCCGAAAAAATAATAGAGAGGCCCTGTCCCCCGCGACAGGGCCTTTTCTTTATGGTCCCTGGCGGAGGGGTGCGGAAGATCCGGTCCCTAAATTGGGTAAAACCTCGGGAGCTCCTGTCCCGAGGCCGTCTAATTATAATCGGTAAGATTTGTTTGACCCGATGCGTAGTAATTTTATCACTGTAGTACGCTATTCACATAGAGGATCTCAATGCCTGTTCCAGGTCAGCCTTAAGATCCGCGGCATCCTCCAGGCCTACCGACAGGCGTACCAGGTCGGGGGTAATCCCCAGGCGCTCTTTAAATTCTTCCGGGAGGCTACCATGGGACATGGTAGCAGGCAGAGAAATTATGCTCTCTACTGCGCCCAGGCTGGAGCCGATGATCGGCAGGCGCACCTTATTGATTACCTGGCGGGCCAGCTCTGAAGTGGCTAGGCGGAAGGAGAATACACCTCCGGCGCCAAGGGCCTGCCGGAAATGAACCTCCCGGCCAGGATGGCCTTCCAGGCCAGGATAATAAACGGCCTTTACTTGCGGGTGCCCGGCCGGCCCCGCTGGCGCGCCAGGGCGACAACGGCGGCAATGTCGGTGATTTTCATTAAGGGATTGGTAGGTGTCTCCAGGAAGATGCCTTTCGTATTGTTTTTAATAGATGCAGCCAGGGCAGCCAGATCAGTAGTATCTACAAGGGAAAATTCCAGCCCCCAGGGAACCGCTACCTGGTTGAGCAGCCTGTAAGTACCGCCGTATAGATCTTCAGAGACTAGCAGGTGGTCGCCGGGCCGGAAAAGACAGAGAACGGCAGTAATGGCGGCCATGCCGGAGGCAAAGGCCAGGGCGCGGCAGCCTCCCTCCAGCCCGGCGAGGCCTTCTTCCAGGACTTGACGGGTAGGGTTACCCGTCCGGCTGTAGTCAAAACCGGTACTCTGTCCCAGAGCCGGGTGACGGAAGGTAGCAGACTGGTAGATAGGCGTACTGATAGCTCCAGTGTTTTACTATCGTATCCTACTCCCAGCTGGACCAGCTCTGTAGCCAGGTGCATTTTATCAAACTCCCCTCATGACAAAATAAAAGCCCTTCGCAGAAGAAGAGCTTTTTTTAACTCTCATCTGCCAGGAGAAATCCTGCAGGAATTGGCACCGTACCTGGTTCTAACAGGCCGGTTGCCGGGCTTCATTGGGCCAGTCCCTCCGCCAGCTCTTGATAAGAGTTTCCGCCTATTTATTTTTAGTTATCTAATCGGTTTAGTTATATTTATTATAGCTTCTAAATCCCAACCGTCAAGGGGAGCTGAGAAAAATTTTTTCCCCGTGCGGGGTTAACGCCGGCTTAACCGGGCGACAATCCGGTCGCCTACAACCTGGATGATCTGGACCATAATGATCAATAAAACGACGGTAATAACCATAACGTCATTTTGGTAACGCTGGAAGCCGTACTGATAAGCCAGGGTACCCAGGCCGCCGCCGCCGACTACACCGGCCATGGCGGAATAGCCAATTAAGGTAATGGTAGTTAATATAAAACCAGATACCAGGGAGGGTTTGGCTTCCGGAAGCATCACCCGGACGATAATTTGCCACGGAGACGCTCCCATAGATTGGGCCGC encodes the following:
- a CDS encoding ATP-binding protein produces the protein MRHQILQKIGLRTKFMLVVLVLILSISGAFISEIRKALLENMRQQLDERGVYLGSTVAAQSVDLIFTNNLYAIHQLIKITMEGNPDIRYLFITDTSGELLGNSFGQGLPEGLLEANLIQEGSNNFQVVRLYTNEGLIHDVAVPVWEGKAGTVRLGLTETSIWANLRHLTWKMVVVAVLVAVLGSGAAFALACFLTAPISRLVAAAEGVARGDLSRRVKLGWASKEAHLLAETFNFMMDNLERSTREIRRQNDELKNLWKELRAKEEMRTYLLQKVISAQEEERRRIARELHDQVGQSVTYLMISLQGLKQTAPEAEGKLEELRQLTVEVLQLLRDLAFELRPSLLDNLGLKEAVERYCQDYARRYKIKVDIQAEGEWKTLPPETAIALYRVIQEALTNVVRHARASQVSLVLERRENEVLAIIEDDGCGFVPEQVLAGKQGGKHLGLFGMQERVALVGGTLTIESSLGQGTTVYIRVPVPSQ
- a CDS encoding response regulator, which produces MGDKIRILLADDHAVLRGGLKLLLNTQPDMTVIGEAADGREAVDLCRALKPDVLLLDLNMPGEGGLKALEELKDTGTRILVLTMYDDVAYLCQAVESGAAGYILKSAADVELIAAIRAAARGESYYDPALTKPLVDYFVNKREKQRGSSRAVDLLSEREKAVLRLVALGYTNRQIAQELTISIKTVEAHKANIREKLKLKGRAELVRFAMEQGLLSRQ
- a CDS encoding 4Fe-4S dicluster domain-containing protein codes for the protein MASESTDILVALSRQLEKALEKPKERRRWVMVIDLKKCVGCNACTISCKAENVLPPNVVYRPVLEETFEENGSVGRRFLPRPCMQCDNPPCVRICPVRATWKEADGIVVVDYNKCIGCRYCLTACPYGARSFDFGEYYTENTPEVMLYERAPAWEYGRPWVREKKNSPVGNARKCHFCLHRVEKGLLPACVNTCMGRATYFGDAEGNTLVSQLIVSPRVMRLKEELGTEPRVYYLL
- the nrfD gene encoding NrfD/PsrC family molybdoenzyme membrane anchor subunit translates to MRKTLPWAVTVAALVVGSYGLYSRLFYGHAENFGNYVTWGIWVSTYLYFIGLSAGAFLVGTAFNELRKLSRVVALAACTGGLLAIWLDLGHMERFYRTLIVPNFSSPISWLVWFYTLYFILLGWSNYRNLWRGEEESQGLGWAGVVLVLGIILSSSFLFALNTAKPFWNTAVLPLLFLGAAVTSGGALLTLLSSILRPDDKELLTRLKQVVLGSLALTAFLEFSEIFLAVKGGAPEHYEVARSLLVGAYAPVFWIGVVLVAFIVPLILLQPLRSGGKKTQWGCISLLVGFFALRYLFVISAQGVPSLKGLETAVREARYSFEYVPSAGEWFTVVFLCGLVAALVLTGLARIEEFKVAGEREKEAKINA
- a CDS encoding molybdopterin-dependent oxidoreductase; the encoded protein is MPKGFLLSRRQFLKTSALVGGSALLLSRVDKAFSEVAQAEGKGEYPLTGPASYIPTVCLQCNTGCGIKAKIYDGVVVKIDGNPFNPWTLHPPLPYGSSLREAANIDGAICPKGQAGIQTLYDPYRLRKVLKRAGKRGENKWVTIPFEQAVEEIVNGGYLFKDVPGEESRYVPGLREIYALRDAKLSKDMAQDVKKIWAKEMTVEQFKDKYRDHLKLLIDPDHPDLGPQNNQLVFMWGRLKKGREEFIKRFVQDGFGSLNTHGHTTVCQGSLYFLCKAMSEQYVFSESDGKMKWAEGQKFYWQADLAHARFALLVGASPFEANYGPSNRIPDITEGLASGRLKYAVIDPRFSKTAAKAWKWLPNKPGTEAAPALAIIRWMIDNRRFDETYVRNANKAAAQADGEASWTNATWLVKVENGNPVRFLRGSDLGWPKQIREAEVKGQKVKYEFDPFVVLSSGRPVPCDPNDDENPVEGDLLVDTVLNGHRVKSSLQLLYDEARKKSFAEWAEVAGVDAGDLEEIAIELTSYGKAAAVDVHRGVSQHTNGFYNVFAWMCVNVLLGNFNWAGGMVKATTYDHFGDKEGKPYKLKELNPGKLSPFGISIIRHEVKYEDTTLFAGYPSARPWYPLSSDVYQEIIPSLGDGYPYPVKALFLYMGSPVYSLPAGQTNIEILRDPQKLPLFVAIDITVGETSMYADYIFPDLTYLERWEFHGSHPSVLPKVQPVRQPAVAPLTETVRVFGEEQPLGLEALLLALAEKLGLPNFGPDGFGPGQRFTKPEDFYLKMVANLAFGDKADGSEQVPDADPAEVEIFLAARRHLPPTVFDPERWERAAGRPWWGKVVYVLNRGGRFEDYPLLASGQQVKNKYDKQINIFQEKTATSKNSMTGKNFVGVATYIEPYTDCLGRPLGDGEQGYNLKLITFKDILHTKSRTMADYWLHGIMDENLFLVHPQDAAGLGLRDGDVVKVVSASNPEGIWPLAEGLHKPIVGKVKITPMIRQGTVTFSLGFGHWAYGAGDITIDGHVVKGDPRRARGVHANAAMRVDPVLKNTCLTDLPGGSAVFYDTLVKLVKVS
- a CDS encoding Hsp20/alpha crystallin family protein, with product MFGLVPFYGKRRGLRPIFSDLESFVERFFNEDLFLVPVWAQPFRADVKETEREYVVEAELPGLEKENIQIVYDDNVLTISVKQEAIIDETRENFIRKERRSGSIERRFYLEGVDEAKITASYKNGLLTVKLPKKEAGLRRGRNIPIEE
- a CDS encoding DUF1540 domain-containing protein; amino-acid sequence: MGYSILSEEVIKVPRIKCSVGDCLYQEGNECKASSIQVRPTAMDTMITVSDDTACGTFIPRHTVAPKK
- a CDS encoding PLP-dependent transferase, which translates into the protein MEGHPGREVHFRQALGAGGVFSFRLATSELARQVINKVRLPIIGSSLGAVESIISLPATMSHGSLPEEFKERLGITPDLVRLSVGLEDAADLKADLEQALRSSM
- a CDS encoding PLP-dependent transferase codes for the protein MSTPIYQSATFRHPALGQSTGFDYSRTGNPTRQVLEEGLAGLEGGCRALAFASGMAAITAVLCLFRPGDHLLVSEDLYGGTYRLLNQVAVPWGLEFSLVDTTDLAALAASIKNNTKGIFLETPTNPLMKITDIAAVVALARQRGRPGTRK